The Pyrus communis chromosome 12, drPyrComm1.1, whole genome shotgun sequence genomic sequence AAGAAGTATGCATCGCTGAATGTTGAGACCCGTGATAATCGGAAGAAAGTTAATAAATTCAAAGAGTCGGCATTcaaatgtgtttattttttcacaGCGGAGCTTTTGGCTCTATATGTTACGTACGATGAGCCTTGGTTCTCTAAAACCAGATATTTCTGGGTAGGGCCTGGCAATCAGATTTGGCCCGACCAGAAAACCAAGTTCGTCTCTTAACTCAGTTTAGACATCAGGTTTTGTTTACTTTGATGTCTGATGATATGTGTAATTTTGCTCTACAATCAATTGCCTTTTGCATCTCATCTGGCCTGACATATTTCCTGTTGGCAGATTAAAATTGAAGGGGCTTTACATGTATTCCGCTGGATTCTACATCTACTCCACCTTTGCTTTGGTGTTTTGGGAAACACGGCGTTCTGACTTTGTAGTGTCAATGTCTCATCATTTAGCAACTACGATTTTAATTGTGGCGTCTCACATATTCAAGTAAGTTTTAAAGCATGTCAACTTGCTTCTTCGCTTTTTTCTTATTCAGGCTAGCCTCTATCTTTTCGTGTGTCTTAATTATCTGTTTTGTCCCTCTGCAGGTTTTCTCGAGTAGGCTCGGTCATTTTAGCTCTCCATGAAGGATCTGATGTGTTTTTAGAAATTGCAAAGTTGTCAAAATATTGTGGCTTTGAAATGCTTGCCGGCATTGCTTTTGTTAGTTTTGTTCTCTCTTGGACGGTACTACGTCTTATTTACTTTCCATTCTGGATAATATGGAGTACCAGGTTAGTTAAATGTGCAGAGAGAATTTTTCTGTTTTCCCTTCGGTGTTAACATTGGCATAGAGAATATATCATATACTTATTGAATTTCCTTGTTAAATGACGCTTTTTTTCTCATGATATCGTATACAGAGATTAATTTTTGGTTCCATTTGTTTCTGGCAGCTATGAAGCTCTTCTGACCTTGGACAAGGAGAAGCACATAGTGGATGGATCTATATACTATTACTTGTTTAATACTCTTCTAATTGGCTTGCTCTTTTGTCATATTTATTGGTGGAAGTTGATGGTTCGGATGCTCGTGAAGCAAATTCAGGCTAGAGGGAAAGTTGATGACGATGTTCGATCTGGTAACAAGTTCTTCTATTGACAGTTTTATAAGTCGGACATATACCTTACTTGCATAGGGGAAAACGGTAATTGAAAAATTGGATT encodes the following:
- the LOC137711013 gene encoding ceramide synthase 1 LOH3-like, which encodes MEEIMGLSGISDLVKLNWEEESYPVPNDFFVLPLFVLLFPSLRLFLDIFVFERLAKRLLFGKKYASLNVETRDNRKKVNKFKESAFKCVYFFTAELLALYVTYDEPWFSKTRYFWVGPGNQIWPDQKTKLKLKGLYMYSAGFYIYSTFALVFWETRRSDFVVSMSHHLATTILIVASHIFKFSRVGSVILALHEGSDVFLEIAKLSKYCGFEMLAGIAFVSFVLSWTVLRLIYFPFWIIWSTSYEALLTLDKEKHIVDGSIYYYLFNTLLIGLLFCHIYWWKLMVRMLVKQIQARGKVDDDVRSDSEGEDDEHED